The DNA sequence ACATAACTAATCTCTTAAGTCTGATTTTGTATAATGCAAATAAATGGCTTCAAGATCAACGGTTTTTATTTCAATCTGCTCAATATCAATGTTGTATTTATTAAAAAGAGCAATTAAAGTGCTTAAATCTGAAGAGCGATTATCGCCAATAAATACTAAGCGGTTGTTATCTATGCTGCCTTTTCTGTTCAGAGAAGTTTTAATAAAATCATCTGAAATGAGAGCCTTTAGTTTTTCTTCGTCTATTTCTTTATAGTGAATGTGAATAGCTTCTTTTAATCCAGAAGCCTTCAATAATTCTTCAAAAGTACCTTCAATTATAAGTTTTCCGTAATCGATAATTCCAATTCGATGAGAAAGTTTTTCAACCTCTTCTAAGTAATGAGAAGTATATAAAATGGTTTTTCCTTGCTTTTGCAGCTCCTTAAAAATGGAATAAATAAAGGTGCGACTTTGCGGATCAATTCCAACGGTAGGTTCATCAAAAAAGATAACGTCAGGGTCGTGAAGCAAGGCGGCAGCAATATTAATTCTTCGTTTCATACCGCCACTGTATTTCCCAATATTCTCTTTGGCGCGATCAGTAAGACCCAAAAAAGTTAAAACCTCGAGGATACGATCATCTAAACCTTTTTTATCCATTTTATTAATTTTCGCCCAAAAGCGAAGGTTTTCGATGGCCGTTAGATCTTCGTACAAAGCAATTTCTTGGGGAACAATACCAATTGTGTTTTTTAATGCTTTTGCATCTAAAACCCTATCAAATCCGTTAATAGAAATAGTTCCCGTATCAGGCGGAAATAAGCCTCCCAAAAGATTTATGGTAGTAGTTTTTCCCGCACCATTAGGACCCAATAGGCTGTAAAACTCTCCTTTTTTAATATTTAAACTTAGAGATTTAAGGGCGGGTATATCGCCATATGATTTTGATATATCCCTAATTTCAATCATTTAAATAGCCATTTTAAAACCGGGAACTGTTCGTAATTCTAAATATAGATTTTTCATTAATGCTTCGTTAATAATACGAACATGAACAGTATAACTGGTATATTTTCCTTTGCCACTATCTTTATGTCGCCAATTTAAAAAAGAAATATCCAATTTGTTTAATACCACTTCTATTAAAGCGATATTTTCTTTGTGTTTATTATTAGCAATAAGAATAATCTTCAAGTCGTAATTGACCGGAAACTTAATTTTTTCATTATTTCCAAAGGGGTTTTGAGAAAGCTGCATTTGCATATTTTTTCCAAAGGTAAAAGAAAATTTGTGCTTTAAGCGAGGATTCTATTTACGTCTTCAAGGATTTTAGTCCAGCGTTTTTCATCCATTTTTGCTCCTATAACTTCAATTACATTAGCTGCAAGAAGAGCTCCCATATCGCCTGCTTTATCTAAGCTTAAACCATTCATTAAACCATAAATAAATCCACTGGCATAAAGATCGCCGGCACCGGTAGTATCGCGACTAACAACCGGAATAATTCCTATCCTATATTTTACGCCATCTTTTTTAATATAAGACCCGTTCTTCCCTACTTTTACAATAGCTATATCCACCGTTTCGGCCATTATTTCTAAGGCTTTTTCAGGATCTTCTTCTCCGGTAAAAGCACGAGCTTCTTCTTCGTTAGCAAATAAAATATCGACATATTTCTTACACATATCTTGTAAAAAAGCGAGGTTATCTTCAACCACATTATAGCTTGCCAAATCAAGAGAAACTTGCAAACCTGCATCTTTAGCTAATTTCAAAGCTTTTTCTATTAAAGCGTGATTTTGCACAAGATATCCTTCGATATGAAGGTAATCGTATGCGGAAAAGTCTTCCGGTTTTAAGTCAACGTCCGAAAGCTCTACCGAAGCACCCAAATAAGTAGCAAAAGTACGTTCTGAGTCGGGGCTAACCAAAGCAACAGCTCTTCCACTTTCTGTCTCGCTTTGAATTAATAGCGGCTGAATGCCACTACTTTTCATATCGTCGGAAAAGAATTTTCCCATTTCATCAGGACCAATTTTACCGATAAATCCACAATCAACACCAAGTTTAGCTAATCCGTTGATAGCGTTAGCGGCAGAACCTCCGGCAGCAAGACTAGTTTTTAAATGCTTTGTTC is a window from the Bacteroidales bacterium genome containing:
- a CDS encoding ABC transporter ATP-binding protein, which codes for MIEIRDISKSYGDIPALKSLSLNIKKGEFYSLLGPNGAGKTTTINLLGGLFPPDTGTISINGFDRVLDAKALKNTIGIVPQEIALYEDLTAIENLRFWAKINKMDKKGLDDRILEVLTFLGLTDRAKENIGKYSGGMKRRINIAAALLHDPDVIFFDEPTVGIDPQSRTFIYSIFKELQKQGKTILYTSHYLEEVEKLSHRIGIIDYGKLIIEGTFEELLKASGLKEAIHIHYKEIDEEKLKALISDDFIKTSLNRKGSIDNNRLVFIGDNRSSDLSTLIALFNKYNIDIEQIEIKTVDLEAIYLHYTKSDLRD
- a CDS encoding DUF493 domain-containing protein — encoded protein: MQLSQNPFGNNEKIKFPVNYDLKIILIANNKHKENIALIEVVLNKLDISFLNWRHKDSGKGKYTSYTVHVRIINEALMKNLYLELRTVPGFKMAI
- a CDS encoding adenosine kinase — encoded protein: MSTVKKVLGLGNALVDIMTQLEDESLLQDFDLPKGSMQLVDKSKSNQVIEGTKHLKTSLAAGGSAANAINGLAKLGVDCGFIGKIGPDEMGKFFSDDMKSSGIQPLLIQSETESGRAVALVSPDSERTFATYLGASVELSDVDLKPEDFSAYDYLHIEGYLVQNHALIEKALKLAKDAGLQVSLDLASYNVVEDNLAFLQDMCKKYVDILFANEEEARAFTGEEDPEKALEIMAETVDIAIVKVGKNGSYIKKDGVKYRIGIIPVVSRDTTGAGDLYASGFIYGLMNGLSLDKAGDMGALLAANVIEVIGAKMDEKRWTKILEDVNRILA